Proteins encoded within one genomic window of Gadus chalcogrammus isolate NIFS_2021 chromosome 6, NIFS_Gcha_1.0, whole genome shotgun sequence:
- the hjv gene encoding hemojuvelin, whose translation MGTRTPASHHPRLPWKRCVALVLLLVQLCCVQVASPCNILRCNSDFVAATFDLGSSSLGGGGAGPSGGAGPSHGGGPGRGAVNASYCGALRSYASCTARTARSCRGDLTYHAAAQGIQDLLEQHACPGAGPTARPRPPAPAPRPPAGDACVYEEGFLQRGARAPRYVHCGVFGDPHVRTFGDDFQSCAVRGAWPAIDNEYLYVQVTSSPVRGGANGHYTALTKVTVILKSWAPCTEQLLYTAELDNVPAAFADGSVSGGRGGRGGRGPLISSTDPGRHAAIHAAHIGTLLVVRQSGRSLGLSVRTPRAVARAFAPERDLQLCVWGCPPSQRLPPPVAAGRGAAAAAHCSALLPVRDVYQQACVADLLASGELNASRAAVAALADARGMLGGEARLHLLPPRPAATPPPVPAEAGPLVGVALVRLGLLVLGVRAVL comes from the exons atgggtACCCGGACCCCCGCCTCACACCACCCACGGTTACCATGGAAACGGTGTGTCGCCCTGGTCCTGCTGCTGGTGCAGCTGTGCTGTGTACAAG TGGCGTCTCCCTGCAACATCCTGCGCTGCAACTCGGACTTCGTGGCGGCAACCTTTGACCTGGGGAGCAGCAGCctcggcgggggcggggccgggccgagcgggggggcggggccgagccatgggggggggccgggccggggggcGGTGAACGCCAGCTACTGCGGCGCGCTGCGCTCCTACGCCTCCTGCACGGCCCGCACGGCCCGCAGCTGCCGCGGCGACCTCACATACCATGCCGCCGCGCAGGGCATCCAGGACCTGCTGGAGCAGCACGCCtgcccgggggcggggcccaccgcccggccacgccccccgGCCCCGGCGCCACGCCCCCCGGCCGGCGACGCCTGCGTCTACGAGGAGGGCTTCCTGCAGCGGGGGGCCCGGGCCCCGCGCTACGTGCACTGCGGCGTGTTCGGAGACCCCCACGTCCGCACCTTCGGGGACGACTTCCAGAGCTGCGCCGTGCGGGGGGCGTGGCCCGCCATCGACAACGAGTACCTGTACGTACAGGTGACAAGCTCGCCCGTGAGGGGCGGGGCCAACGGACACTACACCGCCCTCACCAAG gtgacgGTGATCCTCAAGAGCTGGGCCCCGTGCACGGAGCAGCTGCTCTACACGGCCGAGCTGGACAACGTCCCGGCCGCCTTCGCCGACGGCTCCGTgtcggggggccgggggggccgggggggccgcgGCCCGCTCATCTCCTCCACGGACCCCGGCCGGCACGCCGCCATCCACGCGGCGCACATCGGCACGCTGCTGGTGGTGCGGCAGAGCGGCCGCTCGCTGGGGCTCTCCGTCCGCACGCCGCGCGCCGTCGCCCGCGCCTTCGCCCCCGAGCGGGACCTCCAGCTGTGCGTGTGGGGGTGCCCCCCGTCCCAGCGGCTGCCCCCCCCGGTGGCGGCGGGCcgtggggcggcggcggcggcccacTGCTCCGCCCTGCTCCCGGTGCGGGACGTGTACCAGCAGGCCTGCGTGGCCGACCTCCTGGCCAGCGGGGAGCTCAACGCCAGCCGGGCGGCCGTGGCGGCGCTGGCCGACGCCAGGGGCATGCTGGGAGGGGAGGCCCGGCTGCACCtgctgcccccccgccccgccgccaCGCCCCCCCCGGTGCCCGCGGAGGCCGGCCCGCTTGTGGGCGTGGCCCTGGTCCGGCTTGGGCTCCTGGTCCTGGGGGTCCGAGCGGTCCTATAG